The Chitinophaga caeni genome segment TCAGCCTCGTGGCAAGCAGCATTTATATTATAAACGATTACAAGGATATCGAGGCCGACCGCGCCCATCCTGTTAAATGCAAAAGACCCCTGGCGTCGGGGGCGGTGAAGCCAAGTACGGCGCTGGTAATTTTCGGGATTTGCGTGCTGGCAGGCTTTGCATTAGCATTCTTGATTAAATCGAAATTTGCCTTCGTGTTAGGCATTTACTTCGTACTAAATATTGCTTATACTTTCGGCTTAAAAAACATTTCCATCCTGGACATTATGATCCTCGCAACGGGTTTCGTATTAAGAATTAAAGCCGGCGGCATCGCTTCCAATATAGCAATTTCGGAATGGTTAATGTTGATGGTATTCCTATTGGCCTTATTTATGGCTATTGCAAAGCGGCGTGATGATGTGCTGATAAAAAACACTTCGGGGAAGGAAATGCGCAAGGCTTCAAAGGGATATAACCTCGACTTCATGAACGTGTCGCTTTCCATCGCCGCGGCCGTGATCATCGTTGCATACATCATGTACACCATGGCGCCGGAAACAAATGCCCGCTTCGGAACATATAGATTATATTATACAAGTATTTTTGTTATTGCAGGATTATTGCGATATTTGCAAATCACCTACGTGGAAAACGACACTGGGTCACCTACCAAAATCCTGTATAAAGACCGATTCATACAATTAACCATACTCCTTTGGATACTTAGTTTTTATGTAATTATTTATTTACCTATAGACAAAAGTTTCTTTGGATAATGCAAAAACAATTAGCCAATTGGGGTAATTACCCGGTCTTAACTTGCAACGAGTCTAGCTTCACAACCGAAGAGCAGCTCACGCAGTTTGTTGACACCCATCAACAAATCATTGCCAGGGGCAATGGTAGATGCTATGGCGATGCTTCATTAGCACAAAACAGCATTTCAACTCTCAAATACGATAAAATACTATCATTTGATATAGAAACGGGTGAATTCGAGTGCCAGAGCGGGGTTACATTAGACCAAATCTTGGATATCATCGTCCCGAAAGGTTGGTTTCTACCCGTAACGCCGGGTACGAAATTCATAACCGTTGGCGGCGCGATAGCCTCCGATGTGCATGGCA includes the following:
- a CDS encoding decaprenyl-phosphate phosphoribosyltransferase; this encodes MQYLKLLRPKHWAKNLFLFVPLFFAGEIANVDKILLLLQAFLAFSLVASSIYIINDYKDIEADRAHPVKCKRPLASGAVKPSTALVIFGICVLAGFALAFLIKSKFAFVLGIYFVLNIAYTFGLKNISILDIMILATGFVLRIKAGGIASNIAISEWLMLMVFLLALFMAIAKRRDDVLIKNTSGKEMRKASKGYNLDFMNVSLSIAAAVIIVAYIMYTMAPETNARFGTYRLYYTSIFVIAGLLRYLQITYVENDTGSPTKILYKDRFIQLTILLWILSFYVIIYLPIDKSFFG